One Pocillopora verrucosa isolate sample1 chromosome 10, ASM3666991v2, whole genome shotgun sequence genomic window carries:
- the LOC131780835 gene encoding uncharacterized protein gives MAVGKKYLDGTTFVQLAMALSLMRPELQGFVGQNTTPPMPVNMGYPQNLTGVVPYNHVPSTTNFNFNLAPKESNVQHPLNEFLDWHTSGNNQFDTDAVAMLFNGETHTAPRETRASFSTELESGYSSDGGRSPSAISSVGGSPQHEASYTNTQAPEADYFGAAGFTPTEEDLLKSIDFQLEDYIDLDAIYEEPPQKKAAFLPEELPHTKIKTEPLPSPDDSYRKFPNSPQEFHSPSDPNRKNPFEETFNFEEQFFNADPFSIDFAPTEEELQEVEPNTDPVFDLDSFAVNLDDLPLDIFDPKPTGQQAIENKHDSLLPLGQEPVPIFSEATATRNDSGFPSTESLLPQATRDWQSHSFPLLPGANIKQEKPEIVRVPSVPVSTSTRFTPSTAPKDFNGARPAIAAAGASHFPASEDEIVDMSINEFGSFLETLSEPDAQKARDIRRRGKNKVAARLCRKRKIDVVSDIEDDIQSMRKKKEEIIKQRQKLLAENAYYKKKVDELQDHLFQSLRDESGRPLSSKEYTIFQGANGSIYVGKNIDSESKKKQNGHSSK, from the exons ATGGCAGTTGGAAAGAAATACCTCGATGGCACAACATTTGTTCAACTTGCTATGGCGTTGTCTCTGATGAGACCTGAGCTTCAAGGATTTGTTGGTCAGAACACAACTCCGCCGATGCCTGTGAACATGGGATACCCACAGAATTTAACTGGTGTAGTCCCGTACAATCATGTTCCCAGCACTACTAACTTCAACTTCAACTTGGCACCTAAAGAAAGTAATGTTCAACACCCGCTAAATGAGTTTCTGGATTGGCACACAAGTGGTAACAATCAGTTTGACACAGATGCAGTTGCCATGCTTTTCAACGGGGAAACCCATACCGCCCCAAGAGAAACGAGAGCTTCGTTTAGTACGGAGTTAGAGAGCGGTTATAGCTCCGATGGCGGTCGTTCGCCTTCAGCTATTTCCTCTGTTGGTGGCTCACCACAACACGAAGCTAGTTATACAAACACACAGGCCCCTGAAGCAGATTACTTCGGTGCCGCTGGCTTCACTCCGACCGAAGAAGACCTTCTGAAGTCCATCGACTTTCAACTCGAGGATTATATCGATCTCGACGCCATCTACGAGGAACCACCTCAGAAAAAAGCAGCGTTTTTGCCAGAAGAACTACCTCACACAAAGATTAAAACCGAACCGTTGCCGAGCCCTGATGATTCTTACAGAAAGTTCCCCAACTCTCCGCAAGAGTTTCACTCGCCCTCCGATCCCAACCGAAAGAATCCCTTTGAAGAAACCTTCAACTTTGAGGAACAGTTCTTCAACGCTGACCCGTTCTCTATTGATTTTGCGCCAACAGAAGAAGAACTGCAAGAAGTGGAACCTAACACAGACCCTGTGTTTGACCTGGACTCGTTTGCAGTCAATCTAGATGATCTTCCTCTCGACATATTCGACCCAAAACCAACGGGGCAACAAGCGATCGAAAATAAACATGATAGCCTGCTTCCCCTCGGTCAAGAACCGGTGCCAATATTTTCAGAGGCCACCGCAACGAGAAATGATAGCGGATTTCCTTCAACTG AATCCTTGCTTCCTCAAGCTACCAGAGACTGGCAGAGTCACTCTTTCCCACTCTTACCCGGTGCAAACATCAAACAAGAGAAACCTGAGATTGTAAGAGTTCCAAGTGTGCCAGTAAGCACATCTACCAGGTTTACGCCTTCAACTGCTCCCAAGGATTTCAATGGGGCACGCCCAGCTATAGCTGCAGCTGGGGCATCACACTTTCCAGCATCAGAAGATGAAATAGTTGACATGAGTATTAATGAATTTGGCAGCTTTTTGGAAACACTTTCAGAACCTGATGCGCAGAAGGCCAGAGACATACGTAGAAGAGGAAAGAACAAGGTTGCTGCACGCTTGTGTCGCAAAAGAAAGATTGATGTTGTCAGTGACATAGAAGATGATATTCAAAGtatgagaaagaaaaaggaggaaatTATCAAGCAAAGGCAAAAACTCTTGGCTGAAAATGCCTATTACAAGAAGAAAGTCGATGAACTACAGGATCACCTGTTTCAAAGTTTAAGAGATGAAAGTGGCCGTCCTCTTTCATCAAAAGAATATACCATCTTCCAAGGTGCTAATGGTAGCATCTATGTTGGAAAAAATATAGACAGTGAatcaaagaagaaacaaaacgGCCACAGTAGTAAATAA